From the Fibrobacter sp. UWB11 genome, one window contains:
- a CDS encoding ParA family protein translates to MSKIIAICNQKGGVGKTTTAVNLAASFAALEKKTLLLDMDPQGNASQGLGFMESQDMDIHEILDMAGNPDNLTFENIKPAILDTPLDFLKIITSGPDLAVMEIELVNAMSRERRLERVMNVLKQEFDFIIVDAPPSLNLLTINTLTAATSVLIPVQCEYYALQGMTELFKTIREVQKNLNSGLKIEGALLTMYDSRLSLSKQVAEEVRENLSDTVFQTMIPRNVKLSEAPSHGKPVILYDVQSTGSQAYMKLAEEILNKEK, encoded by the coding sequence ATGAGTAAAATTATCGCCATATGCAACCAGAAAGGTGGAGTCGGCAAGACTACAACGGCCGTGAACTTGGCCGCCAGTTTTGCAGCCCTTGAAAAGAAGACTCTTCTTTTAGACATGGACCCGCAGGGTAATGCCTCGCAGGGTTTGGGTTTCATGGAATCCCAGGATATGGATATCCACGAAATCTTGGACATGGCTGGAAATCCGGATAATCTCACGTTCGAAAATATCAAGCCTGCAATTTTGGACACGCCACTTGACTTTTTGAAGATTATTACTTCTGGACCTGACCTTGCTGTCATGGAAATAGAACTTGTCAACGCCATGAGCCGCGAACGCAGACTCGAACGCGTGATGAATGTTCTGAAGCAGGAATTCGACTTCATCATTGTCGACGCTCCTCCGAGCTTAAACTTGTTAACAATCAATACACTGACTGCAGCGACAAGCGTTCTTATTCCGGTGCAATGTGAATATTACGCCTTGCAGGGTATGACTGAACTTTTCAAGACTATCCGCGAAGTTCAGAAGAACCTTAATTCCGGATTGAAAATCGAAGGCGCCCTCCTCACGATGTATGACTCCCGTTTGAGTCTCTCGAAGCAGGTTGCCGAAGAAGTCCGCGAAAACTTGAGCGATACCGTTTTCCAGACAATGATTCCGCGTAACGTGAAACTTTCCGAAGCTCCGTCTCACGGAAAGCCGGTCATTCTTTACGATGTCCAGAGCACGGGTTCCCAGGCATACATGAAACTCGCCGAGGAAATATTGAATAAGGAAAAGTAG
- a CDS encoding polymer-forming cytoskeletal protein codes for MAKNEQEFTQIGRSVVVNGDITGKTDLRIAGKVYGNVSIDGELILEKYAIVEGDVKCGAAILAGSIKGDVDCKTKLILQDNSKIIGNVKAEQLVINEGAIFQGNCDMNEMLAGKKEK; via the coding sequence ATGGCAAAGAACGAACAGGAATTTACTCAAATCGGAAGAAGTGTCGTAGTTAATGGCGATATTACCGGAAAGACGGATTTACGTATTGCCGGAAAGGTTTATGGAAACGTTTCGATAGATGGCGAGTTGATTCTTGAAAAGTATGCCATTGTAGAAGGTGACGTCAAGTGTGGCGCCGCCATTCTTGCAGGTTCCATCAAGGGAGATGTGGATTGCAAGACTAAGCTTATTCTTCAGGATAACTCAAAGATTATCGGAAATGTAAAGGCCGAACAGCTCGTCATTAACGAAGGTGCCATCTTCCAGGGCAACTGCGACATGAACGAAATGCTTGCAGGCAAAAAGGAAAAGTAA
- a CDS encoding glycosyltransferase has translation MKVLVIGSVYPRFQEDAEVPWLRTSVAHLKKAGVEIQVLAPAYKGLKSHDIDGTHVNRFRYAPANWEILTHEEGAPSKMASKPWLQLLAIPYIINGFIQCIRICRKWKPDVIHAHWPFPHAYIALGAAKLFRIPLVLNFHGAELLLIRKKKWVKPLLKFAIGQAQAIFANSSFTAGKIKALRNANVEWSPYGTTLETSGSTNSTGSPTLCHPEQNEVKSKDPVTIVPHPVNGKFKILFVGRHIERKGICYLIEAAKYLPRDQFEIRIVGVGDLTEQLHVIANEVKQSNPDSAEIIFTGKLSPEDLANEYKTANVFTLPAIVDSKGDTEGLGVVLIEAMELGLPIVASNVGGIPDVVINNESGILVPEKDPVALADAFKRLAADPSLTERLLAGAQKRISECFTWDGIIERQVEVYKRVIHNKK, from the coding sequence ATGAAAGTTCTCGTCATAGGCTCTGTCTACCCAAGATTTCAAGAAGATGCCGAAGTCCCGTGGCTGCGCACTTCCGTTGCACACCTGAAAAAAGCAGGCGTCGAAATTCAAGTGCTTGCTCCTGCATACAAAGGACTCAAGAGTCACGACATCGATGGAACACATGTAAACCGTTTCCGCTACGCACCTGCGAATTGGGAAATTCTCACGCACGAAGAAGGCGCCCCAAGCAAAATGGCTTCCAAGCCGTGGCTACAGTTGCTCGCCATTCCCTATATCATCAACGGATTCATCCAGTGCATACGCATTTGCCGCAAATGGAAACCAGACGTTATCCATGCACACTGGCCGTTCCCGCACGCCTACATCGCACTCGGTGCCGCAAAGCTTTTTAGAATTCCGCTCGTACTGAATTTCCACGGCGCAGAACTTTTGCTCATCCGCAAAAAGAAGTGGGTCAAGCCGCTCTTGAAATTTGCCATCGGACAAGCACAGGCAATCTTTGCTAACTCGAGTTTTACGGCCGGAAAAATCAAGGCACTCCGTAACGCGAACGTCGAATGGAGCCCGTACGGAACGACACTTGAGACGAGTGGTTCGACTAATTCGACAGGCTCACCAACCTTGTGTCATCCTGAGCAAAACGAAGTGAAGTCGAAGGATCCAGTCACAATTGTTCCGCATCCAGTGAATGGCAAGTTCAAAATTCTCTTTGTCGGGCGACACATCGAACGCAAAGGCATCTGCTACCTCATCGAGGCCGCTAAGTACTTACCGCGTGACCAGTTCGAAATTCGCATCGTTGGCGTCGGCGACCTGACCGAACAACTTCACGTCATTGCGAACGAAGTGAAGCAATCCAACCCGGATTCTGCCGAAATCATATTTACAGGCAAGCTTTCTCCGGAAGATCTTGCAAACGAGTACAAGACAGCAAACGTCTTTACGCTCCCCGCCATCGTCGACAGCAAGGGCGATACCGAAGGTCTCGGTGTCGTTCTTATCGAAGCCATGGAACTCGGCCTCCCGATTGTCGCAAGCAATGTCGGCGGAATTCCGGACGTTGTTATCAATAACGAATCGGGAATCCTCGTTCCCGAAAAAGATCCTGTCGCTCTAGCCGATGCATTCAAGCGGCTCGCAGCCGATCCGTCTCTGACGGAACGCCTCCTCGCCGGTGCTCAAAAACGTATCAGCGAATGTTTCACCTGGGACGGCATTATCGAACGCCAGGTTGAAGTTTATAAGAGAGTCATACACAACAAAAAGTAG
- a CDS encoding 16S rRNA (guanine(527)-N(7))-methyltransferase RsmG, producing the protein MSYRTNKAQQNLLNQFLAEHGVQLSEETLDKLYQFADLVVDTKEFGNLISAKDSEKFLSRHIADSLVPFVFLGKSVSTQDDTKRWADMGAGAGCPVFPLAIAMPNVQFYAVEPRHMRVNFMQMVKEKLHLDNLTVVGKRFETSGLTDLDFISCRALSTFENDWERAQVGLKKGGTFVTLKSYNNIVHLENDPNVRIQQYTLPEEEQVYALVTRGNNE; encoded by the coding sequence TTGAGTTATAGAACTAACAAAGCGCAGCAAAATCTCTTGAACCAGTTCTTGGCAGAACATGGTGTGCAATTGTCCGAAGAGACTCTCGACAAGCTTTACCAATTTGCAGACTTGGTGGTGGACACCAAGGAATTTGGCAACTTGATTTCGGCAAAGGATTCTGAAAAGTTCTTAAGCAGGCACATAGCCGACTCGCTCGTTCCCTTTGTGTTTTTAGGGAAGTCAGTGTCCACTCAGGATGACACGAAGCGTTGGGCTGATATGGGTGCTGGGGCGGGTTGCCCAGTTTTCCCGCTTGCGATTGCTATGCCGAACGTGCAGTTCTATGCTGTCGAACCGCGCCACATGCGCGTGAACTTTATGCAGATGGTCAAGGAAAAACTCCACTTGGATAACTTGACTGTCGTCGGCAAGCGCTTTGAAACTTCCGGCCTGACCGACCTTGACTTTATCAGCTGCCGTGCCCTCTCGACTTTCGAAAATGATTGGGAACGCGCCCAAGTTGGACTCAAGAAAGGTGGTACATTTGTCACCCTCAAGAGTTACAATAATATTGTCCATTTGGAAAATGATCCTAATGTGCGTATTCAACAATACACACTTCCAGAAGAAGAACAGGTGTACGCTCTAGTCACCCGAGGTAATAATGAGTAA
- a CDS encoding ParB/RepB/Spo0J family partition protein, which yields MGKQALGRGLSAIFKAHDVLGNSVDNAIHNSGTTENTNPDNQKIVEINIDLIDPNPFQPRKFFDDDELVELAETIEKHGLIQPIAVRKVGDRYQIISGERRTRASKLANCRTIKAQVYDNLDDKTMSEWALIENIQRVDLNPIEVAQSYQQLIDNHNYTHEDLAKTVGKSRSAITNALRLLKLPNQVQAWIQEGKLAGGAARALCSEKIADPEALAKRVIEEGLNVRQIEAISRGEDPFVNKDDALALRQAQEPESNTAQTTEDELPPEVHGADSESDTPAKPKVELSADMKQFESRLETFFGTKVALNPNAKDQTKGTIVINYYSMDDLTRIQEIMENR from the coding sequence ATGGGTAAACAAGCACTTGGTCGCGGTCTCTCTGCAATTTTCAAAGCACACGATGTTCTCGGCAATTCTGTCGACAACGCTATCCACAATTCCGGAACTACTGAAAACACAAATCCGGACAATCAAAAAATAGTCGAAATCAACATCGACTTGATTGACCCGAACCCGTTCCAACCGCGTAAGTTCTTCGACGACGATGAACTTGTGGAACTTGCAGAAACTATCGAAAAGCATGGTCTTATCCAACCGATCGCAGTCCGCAAGGTAGGCGACCGTTACCAGATCATCAGCGGTGAACGCCGTACTCGCGCATCCAAACTTGCAAACTGCAGAACTATCAAGGCACAGGTTTACGACAACCTCGATGACAAGACCATGAGCGAATGGGCCTTGATCGAAAACATCCAGCGCGTGGACTTGAACCCGATTGAAGTCGCTCAATCTTATCAACAATTAATTGACAATCACAATTACACGCACGAAGACCTCGCAAAGACGGTAGGCAAGTCCCGTTCTGCAATTACGAACGCACTTCGTCTTTTGAAGCTCCCGAACCAGGTCCAAGCATGGATCCAGGAAGGCAAACTTGCAGGTGGTGCCGCCCGTGCACTTTGCAGTGAAAAAATCGCAGACCCGGAAGCTCTCGCAAAACGCGTTATCGAAGAAGGTCTGAACGTTCGCCAGATTGAAGCCATCAGCCGTGGTGAAGATCCGTTTGTGAATAAAGACGATGCTTTGGCCCTTCGACAAGCTCAGGAACCTGAAAGCAACACTGCCCAAACAACTGAAGATGAGCTCCCTCCGGAAGTCCATGGTGCAGATTCCGAATCTGATACTCCGGCAAAACCGAAGGTTGAACTCAGTGCCGACATGAAGCAGTTCGAATCCCGTCTTGAAACATTCTTCGGAACAAAGGTCGCCTTGAACCCGAACGCCAAGGACCAGACCAAGGGCACAATTGTTATCAACTATTATTCCATGGATGACTTGACCCGAATTCAAGAAATCATGGAAAACCGCTAA
- a CDS encoding metallophosphoesterase, giving the protein MQNKVLKIGQISDAHIGKDSSPVQEIDVRKNFLAAYNSDSMKNLDLLVLSGDLADSADPGAYSFIADILKDCKVPVCIIPGNHDNLEVMEKFFDLKGKVHNGKCYYRYDIDGHSIFFLDSACGTVSSEQLAWLEEETAKIDGEVLLFLHHPPCYCNHKFMDLRYSLQNMEEVQNSLAKIKNLKYIFVGHYHSEMTVELGDKTVYVTPSTQMQIDPNISVFCLSSAAPRWRVIEWGEKFLETKVYFSNTP; this is encoded by the coding sequence ATGCAAAACAAAGTACTAAAGATTGGCCAGATATCCGACGCCCACATCGGGAAGGATTCTAGCCCTGTGCAGGAGATTGATGTTCGCAAGAACTTTCTCGCTGCATACAATTCCGATTCTATGAAGAATCTGGATCTTTTGGTACTTTCTGGAGATTTGGCAGACAGTGCCGATCCTGGCGCTTATTCCTTTATTGCCGATATTTTAAAAGACTGTAAAGTGCCGGTGTGCATTATTCCGGGGAACCATGATAATCTTGAAGTCATGGAAAAGTTCTTTGACCTGAAAGGCAAAGTTCATAATGGAAAATGCTACTATCGTTACGATATTGATGGTCATTCCATTTTCTTTTTAGATAGTGCATGTGGTACTGTTTCGAGTGAACAGCTTGCATGGCTCGAAGAAGAAACTGCAAAGATTGATGGCGAAGTTCTTTTATTCCTCCATCATCCACCATGTTATTGCAACCACAAGTTCATGGATTTAAGATATTCTTTGCAAAATATGGAAGAAGTTCAGAATTCTCTTGCAAAAATCAAAAATCTCAAGTATATTTTTGTAGGACACTATCACAGTGAGATGACTGTAGAGTTGGGAGACAAAACAGTTTATGTCACGCCGTCGACGCAGATGCAGATTGATCCAAATATTTCGGTATTTTGTTTGAGTTCTGCAGCTCCACGTTGGCGTGTGATAGAATGGGGCGAAAAATTTTTAGAAACTAAGGTTTATTTTTCGAATACCCCTTGA
- a CDS encoding M23 family metallopeptidase: MSRKYYTIQIIPENPYGTKKYRISSKQFILFNVGLVIVAIILVLFIVHIAKINKTLANYEKMRVHNAQLVKQNANYEELFSRLDSLWIMENRIQNIFETFLENDSNKINSIIERNRFAHVPSQKNSIDFEGIHNWLTTDEKIRMERIPNVIPAVGIISKKFSYENKHLGIDISARKGNPVFASGSGKVTFAGNSGDLGNTVVIDHQNGYKSSYSHLKTIRTRRGANVTKGDVIGYIGETGNTSGPHLHYSVTKNNIPQDPETIFTY, from the coding sequence GTGAGTCGTAAGTATTACACCATCCAGATTATTCCGGAAAATCCGTACGGCACCAAGAAGTACCGCATTTCGAGCAAGCAGTTTATCTTGTTCAATGTCGGGCTTGTCATTGTCGCTATCATTCTTGTTTTATTCATTGTCCACATCGCAAAAATCAACAAAACTCTTGCGAACTACGAAAAGATGCGCGTGCATAATGCGCAGCTTGTGAAACAGAACGCAAACTACGAAGAGTTGTTCTCGCGACTTGATTCCTTGTGGATTATGGAAAATAGAATCCAGAATATTTTCGAGACTTTCCTGGAAAACGACTCCAACAAGATCAACAGTATTATCGAACGTAACCGATTTGCACACGTGCCTTCCCAAAAGAACAGCATCGATTTCGAAGGCATCCACAACTGGTTGACGACCGACGAAAAAATCAGAATGGAACGAATCCCAAATGTTATTCCTGCAGTCGGTATCATAAGCAAAAAATTCTCCTATGAAAACAAGCATTTGGGAATTGACATTTCGGCCCGCAAGGGGAACCCAGTTTTTGCATCCGGCAGTGGAAAAGTCACTTTTGCAGGTAATAGTGGAGATCTCGGAAACACAGTTGTCATCGATCACCAGAATGGCTATAAGTCATCTTATTCACACCTCAAGACTATAAGAACCCGAAGAGGGGCAAACGTCACAAAAGGTGATGTCATCGGTTATATTGGAGAAACCGGAAATACAAGTGGTCCACATTTGCACTACTCCGTTACAAAAAACAATATTCCGCAGGATCCAGAAACGATATTTACTTACTAG